From Bradyrhizobium erythrophlei:
TGTAGATGTCGCGCTTCATCCTGGGCGCGTTGACGCCGATCGCTTCGGCCGCGTCCTCGTCCTCGCCGATGGCGACGAGGTAATAGCCCATCCAGGAGCGCTCGATCAGGTAGGTGATGACGAGGCCGGTGATCAGCAGGCCGAGTACGACGTAATAATACGCCGCCTTGCTCTCGAACTGCATCATCAGCGGCGCATTGCCCAGGTTCGGAATGGTGGTGCCCTCGGCGCCCCAGGCGAAATCGCGGAACTTCAGGAAGATCAGCATCAAGGCCTGCGCGGTCGCGATGGTGGCGATGGTGAAATAGGGGCCGCGCAGGCGGAAACACAGCCAGCCGATCGGCAGGCTCGCCAGCATCGCCACCACGCCGCCGGCGATCATGCCGATCCACGGCGAGATGCCGAAATCGATCTGCAGGATGGTCGAGGTGTAGGCGCCGAGCCCGAAATAGGCGGCGTGTCCCAGCGACAGCTGCTTGGCGTAACCGCCCATCAGGTTCCAGGCGGTGCCGATGAAGGAGAACAGGAGGATGCGGATGAAGATGTCGATCGCAAACGAGCTCTTCACCACCAGCGGCAGCGCGATCAGGATCGCGATCCCGAGCGCGAGCAGGCCGAGGATCCGCGCGTTGAGGCCATGGGTGATCATCGCGCCCTTCCTCCGCCGAGCCCGGTCGGTTTGAACGCGAGCGTGAACAGCAGCATGGCGAACACCACGATCAGCCCGGAATCGGCGCCGACATATTGGACGCCCAGCGACTCGGCGACGCCCATCATCAGGCTCGCCACCAGCGCGCCGGGCACGTTGCCGAGCGTGCCCAGCACCACGGCGACGAAGGCCATCAAGACAAACACCTGGCCCACGAAAGGATAGGCCGAATAGAACGGCATCAACAGCGAGCCGGCGGCGCCGGCCAAAGCAAGCGCAATTCCGAGCGCGACGCAGAACACGCGGTTGGGGTTGATGCCCATCAGCATCGCCACGTCGCGATTCTGCGCCGCCGCGCGCATCGCCTTGCCGAGATCGGTGGTGTGCAGGAACACCCAGAGCGCGCCGCTCAGCGCCATCGCCACCACGAAGGCGATCAGTTTGGCGACAGGGATATAAAGCCCGCCGAGATGGAAGGCTTCATCGGAGTAAGACGTATGGACGGTGCGGTAATTCGCGCTGAACAGCATCAGCGCGAGGTTCAAGAGCAGCAGCGACAGCGCAAAAGTCAAGAAGATCTGCGGCATGTCGTTGGGGCCGAGCACCCGGCGGATCAGGAAGTGCTGGATCAGCACGCCGACCACGAACAGCGCCGGCATGGTCACGAACAGCGAGAGCAGGGGGTCGACGCCGAGGTAGGTGAAGAGGAAGAAGGAGAGATACATGCCCAGCATCACGAATTCGCCCTGGGCGAAATTGACGATCTTGACCACGCCGAAGATCAGCGTGACGCCGATGCTGACGAGCGCGTAGATGCCGCCGATAAGCAGGCCGTTGATGACGGCCTGGGCCACTGTCTCCCACATCTGACTTGACCGATTTCAGGTTTTCATCAGCGGCTTGCGGGCGTCTTCCTTGGGGAAGACGCTGACGAGATCGCCGTTCTGCCACTGCACGCCGACCGGATGGCCGTAGATGTTCTTGCCGTCGGGTCCGAACTTCACCTTGCCGCCGGGCACCATCGCCGCGTAGCCGGATGAGACATCGAGCGTCGACAAGGCTTCGCGGACTTTTTGCGGATCGGCGGACGCAGCGCGTTCCAGCGCATCGGCCAGCATGAAGGTCTGCGCCACCAGGCCGCCGGCATATTCGAACAGGAATTCGCCGCTGCGCTTCTTGTATTCGGCGTTTACCTTCTCGCAGTTGGCATCCATGTCGTGGTTCCAGTGCGCCACGCCTTGCAGACCATCCGCCAGCTTGCCGACGTTCTTATAGAAATCCGGAATGACAAAACCGCCTGAGCCGCCGTTGATCGCGATATTGAGGCCGAATTGCTTGATGGTCCGAACGATCAGGATCAGGTCGTTCAGATAGGAGACCGAGAACAGTGCGTTGGCGCCTGACGATTTGACCTTGTTGATCAGCGGGCTCGCGTCGGTGAAGCCGGCCGAATAGGGCTCGAACATCACGATCTCGACGCCTTCCTTCGGCGCCAGTTCCTTCAGGCCGTTCGAGGTCGAGGTGCCGAACGCGGTGTTCTCGAAGATCACCGCGACC
This genomic window contains:
- a CDS encoding branched-chain amino acid ABC transporter permease, encoding MITHGLNARILGLLALGIAILIALPLVVKSSFAIDIFIRILLFSFIGTAWNLMGGYAKQLSLGHAAYFGLGAYTSTILQIDFGISPWIGMIAGGVVAMLASLPIGWLCFRLRGPYFTIATIATAQALMLIFLKFRDFAWGAEGTTIPNLGNAPLMMQFESKAAYYYVVLGLLITGLVITYLIERSWMGYYLVAIGEDEDAAEAIGVNAPRMKRDIYMISSFLTALAGTFYTQYIYFIDPATAFSFNISIEAALVSIVGGIGTLWGPVIGTVLLETTSTLLQSWLGSSIGGVQLTVYSLILMAVILWRPTGLMGMIGEVWRRHRKPARA
- a CDS encoding branched-chain amino acid ABC transporter permease, whose amino-acid sequence is MWETVAQAVINGLLIGGIYALVSIGVTLIFGVVKIVNFAQGEFVMLGMYLSFFLFTYLGVDPLLSLFVTMPALFVVGVLIQHFLIRRVLGPNDMPQIFLTFALSLLLLNLALMLFSANYRTVHTSYSDEAFHLGGLYIPVAKLIAFVVAMALSGALWVFLHTTDLGKAMRAAAQNRDVAMLMGINPNRVFCVALGIALALAGAAGSLLMPFYSAYPFVGQVFVLMAFVAVVLGTLGNVPGALVASLMMGVAESLGVQYVGADSGLIVVFAMLLFTLAFKPTGLGGGRAR
- a CDS encoding ABC transporter substrate-binding protein, coding for MKKDRQKSVINNAGSGRTRSKGQSRRQFLQKTGGILAATAFGAVPLRGWAADAINIGALYPTTGSMAQIGVGCVAAAKLAVEMVNEAGGIKSLGGAKLNLIISDVQSDTTVTRTETDRLITGNKLSAIHGCYASALTLIASEVAERAKVPLITGSSSDQLNKGRTYTFTPFARASQFAQAQLQMAKLVSDTPKVAVIFENTAFGTSTSNGLKELAPKEGVEIVMFEPYSAGFTDASPLINKVKSSGANALFSVSYLNDLILIVRTIKQFGLNIAINGGSGGFVIPDFYKNVGKLADGLQGVAHWNHDMDANCEKVNAEYKKRSGEFLFEYAGGLVAQTFMLADALERAASADPQKVREALSTLDVSSGYAAMVPGGKVKFGPDGKNIYGHPVGVQWQNGDLVSVFPKEDARKPLMKT